Proteins encoded together in one Chitinophaga sp. LS1 window:
- a CDS encoding peptide chain release factor 3 — protein sequence MKYASEINKRKTFAIIAHPDAGKTTLTEKFLLFGGAIQTAGAVKSNKIKKHTTSDFMEIERQRGISVATSVMTFEYRDMLINLLDTPGHKDFAEDTYRTLTAVDSVVLVIDCVKGVEEQTERLMEVCRMRDTPVIIFVNKMDRDGKNPFDLLDELEEKLRIKVRPLSWPINGGTDFKGVYNLYNKSFVSFAPNKKATDDDIVPLSDLTSDFIDQTFNATDAAQLRNDVELIEGVYDTFENTEYLEGKMAPVFFGSAVNNFGVKDLLDTFIEIAPTPRDRESSTRPVPVADDKFSGFIFKIHANLDPRHRDRIAFLRVCSGKFERNKFFHHVRLDKDVRFSNPYTFLAREKNVVDDAYPGDVVGLFDTGNFKIGDTLTEGENFYFTGIPSFSPELFKEVVNKDPMKTKQLEKGLRQLTDEGVAQLFTQHGGNRKIIGCVGDLQFEVIQYRLLQEYGASCMFNTLPFYKACWITGDKAKVEEFIRFKQANVVEDKDGHLVYLAQSEWYLNTERTNNPAVEFHFTSEIHK from the coding sequence ATGAAGTACGCAAGCGAAATCAATAAACGAAAGACATTTGCTATTATAGCCCACCCGGATGCCGGTAAAACCACCTTGACGGAAAAATTCCTGCTCTTTGGTGGCGCCATCCAGACTGCGGGCGCCGTAAAGTCTAACAAGATCAAGAAACATACGACCTCCGACTTTATGGAAATCGAACGGCAGCGTGGTATCTCTGTGGCCACCTCCGTGATGACTTTCGAATACCGGGATATGCTGATAAATCTGCTCGATACCCCGGGTCACAAGGACTTCGCGGAAGATACCTACCGTACCCTGACCGCAGTGGACAGCGTTGTGCTGGTCATCGACTGTGTAAAGGGGGTGGAAGAGCAGACGGAACGCCTCATGGAGGTATGCCGTATGCGCGATACCCCGGTGATCATCTTTGTCAATAAGATGGACCGTGACGGTAAAAATCCATTCGACCTGCTGGATGAGCTGGAAGAAAAACTGCGTATCAAGGTTCGCCCTCTGAGCTGGCCAATTAACGGCGGTACAGACTTTAAAGGGGTGTATAACCTGTATAATAAGAGCTTTGTATCCTTCGCGCCTAACAAGAAAGCAACAGATGATGATATCGTTCCACTGTCTGACCTGACAAGTGATTTCATCGATCAGACTTTCAATGCAACGGATGCAGCCCAGCTACGTAACGACGTGGAACTGATTGAGGGTGTATATGATACCTTTGAGAATACGGAATACCTGGAAGGTAAAATGGCGCCTGTTTTCTTTGGTAGCGCCGTGAATAACTTCGGGGTGAAGGACCTGCTCGATACCTTCATAGAGATCGCGCCTACGCCAAGAGATCGTGAATCCAGCACCCGTCCTGTTCCGGTGGCAGATGATAAATTCAGTGGTTTTATCTTTAAAATTCACGCAAACCTCGATCCGAGACACCGTGATCGTATCGCATTTTTACGTGTGTGTTCCGGTAAGTTTGAGCGGAATAAATTCTTCCACCATGTAAGGTTGGATAAGGATGTACGATTCAGTAACCCTTATACCTTCCTGGCACGGGAAAAGAATGTGGTGGATGATGCGTATCCGGGTGATGTGGTGGGTTTGTTTGATACGGGGAACTTTAAGATTGGAGATACACTGACGGAAGGTGAGAACTTCTATTTTACAGGTATTCCAAGCTTCTCTCCTGAGTTGTTTAAGGAGGTGGTGAATAAGGATCCGATGAAGACAAAGCAGTTGGAGAAAGGGTTGAGACAGTTGACGGATGAGGGTGTGGCGCAGTTGTTTACACAGCATGGTGGTAATCGTAAGATTATTGGTTGTGTGGGTGATCTGCAGTTTGAGGTGATACAGTATCGTTTGTTGCAGGAGTATGGAGCGTCTTGTATGTTTAATACTTTGCCGTTTTATAAGGCGTGCTGGATTACCGGGGATAAGGCGAAGGTAGAGGAGTTTATAAGGTTTAAACAGGCGAATGTGGTGGAGGATAAGGATGGACACCTGGTTTATCTGGCACAGAGTGAGTGGTATTTGAATACGGAGCGGACGAATAATCCGGCGGTGGAGTTTCATTTTACTTCTGAAATTCATAAATAA
- a CDS encoding DUF6265 family protein: MGKKLWYHSKYLLLLLFCSNSFAQVKPADFKYVDHILGYWRMPTKHSTFTEYWIKLDENTWQGVTHRITGKDSVEMDHMQLERRGKDLYFSIVAVSDPKSGKPVPFKVTVIQANGFVAENPECDYPQKIVYKWKKEDELEVHYKGEKEKTFSEIILEYKRK; this comes from the coding sequence ATGGGGAAGAAGCTGTGGTACCACAGTAAATACCTGCTGCTGTTATTGTTTTGCAGTAACAGTTTTGCCCAGGTAAAGCCGGCCGACTTTAAGTACGTGGATCACATATTGGGATATTGGCGTATGCCTACGAAGCACAGTACTTTTACAGAGTATTGGATAAAGTTGGATGAGAATACCTGGCAGGGAGTGACGCATCGTATAACCGGTAAGGATAGTGTAGAGATGGATCATATGCAACTGGAGAGAAGAGGGAAAGACCTGTATTTCAGCATTGTTGCGGTGTCGGATCCAAAGAGTGGAAAGCCGGTGCCATTCAAGGTAACGGTGATACAAGCTAATGGTTTTGTGGCAGAAAACCCGGAATGTGATTATCCGCAAAAGATAGTATATAAGTGGAAGAAGGAGGATGAACTGGAAGTTCATTATAAAGGAGAGAAGGAGAAGACATTTAGTGAGATCATATTGGAGTACAAAAGGAAATAA
- a CDS encoding menaquinone biosynthesis decarboxylase — MAYKNLKHFIDTLEKAGELVRIKTFVDPILEISEITDRISKSPDGGKALLFENTGTDFPVLMNSMGSLKRMCLALGVNELDDVAHQIEDLFKMLSKPKESILDKLAMLPKLGQFASWMPKVVSGKGACQEVIMSNPDLTKIPVIQCWPKDGGPFITLPVIHTKDPHTGIRNVGMYRMQVFDGQMTGMHWHKHKVSAKHYNEYKALKKRMPVAVVLGGDPVYTYSATAPLPENVDEYMLAGFLRKQKVELVKCISQPDIEVPADADFVLEGYVDPEEDLIWEGPFGDHTGYYSLADWYPRFHVTAITHRKDAVYPATIVGIPPQEDAYLGKATERIFLAPIKMAMVPEMIDMEMPVEGVFHNLVISKIKKDYAGQAQKVMNAMWGAGQMMFNKILVVADQHTTISDYKALAQYMFKHLNPGTDIYFSQGPMDVLDHSCSKMGFGGKMCIDATTKFDEEILDSHVQDIKPAGINKEELQKRFPEIKGINDSLLAMDIPCLFVAVQKARPLHIKELNEQLYALPEMLGIKMIIFVEHTVDVSDLATTLWRFCNNLDPRRDSFVVRNPVPGKPGKEWAGIGMDGTLKNRLLDGFERDWPNIVVADDETIRKVDEKWAALNIGPFLPSPSLKYKPQMYGEEAVVPQ; from the coding sequence ATGGCATATAAGAATCTGAAACACTTCATAGACACACTGGAAAAGGCAGGAGAACTGGTCCGTATCAAAACCTTCGTAGACCCAATCCTGGAAATATCCGAAATCACTGACAGGATCAGCAAATCCCCGGATGGCGGCAAAGCCCTCCTTTTTGAAAACACAGGCACGGACTTCCCCGTCCTCATGAACTCCATGGGTAGCCTCAAAAGGATGTGCCTGGCATTGGGCGTCAATGAACTGGACGATGTTGCCCACCAGATCGAAGACCTCTTCAAAATGCTTTCCAAACCCAAAGAAAGCATTCTCGATAAACTGGCCATGCTCCCTAAACTTGGCCAATTCGCCAGCTGGATGCCAAAAGTAGTCAGCGGCAAAGGCGCCTGCCAGGAAGTGATCATGTCCAACCCGGACCTCACCAAAATCCCGGTTATTCAATGCTGGCCTAAAGATGGTGGTCCGTTCATCACCCTCCCTGTCATCCACACCAAAGACCCACACACCGGTATCCGCAACGTAGGCATGTACCGTATGCAGGTGTTCGATGGCCAGATGACCGGTATGCACTGGCATAAACACAAAGTATCCGCCAAACACTACAACGAATACAAGGCACTGAAAAAACGCATGCCGGTAGCTGTTGTACTCGGTGGCGATCCTGTATATACCTATTCCGCTACGGCACCCCTCCCTGAAAATGTGGATGAATACATGCTGGCGGGTTTCCTGCGCAAGCAGAAAGTAGAACTGGTAAAATGTATCTCTCAGCCAGATATCGAAGTGCCTGCTGATGCGGACTTCGTTTTAGAAGGATACGTAGATCCGGAAGAAGACCTGATCTGGGAAGGACCATTTGGCGACCACACCGGTTACTACTCCCTGGCCGACTGGTACCCTCGTTTCCATGTTACCGCTATCACTCATCGTAAAGATGCTGTATACCCCGCTACCATTGTAGGCATCCCTCCTCAGGAAGATGCTTACCTCGGTAAAGCGACTGAAAGAATTTTCCTTGCGCCTATCAAAATGGCCATGGTACCTGAAATGATCGATATGGAAATGCCGGTAGAAGGGGTATTCCATAACCTGGTGATTTCCAAGATAAAGAAAGATTATGCCGGCCAGGCGCAGAAAGTGATGAATGCCATGTGGGGCGCGGGGCAGATGATGTTCAACAAAATCCTTGTTGTCGCCGATCAGCACACTACTATCAGTGATTACAAAGCACTGGCGCAATATATGTTTAAGCACCTGAACCCTGGTACAGACATCTACTTCAGCCAGGGTCCGATGGATGTACTTGACCACTCCTGTTCTAAAATGGGCTTTGGTGGTAAGATGTGTATCGACGCGACTACCAAATTCGACGAAGAAATTTTGGATAGTCACGTACAGGATATCAAACCTGCTGGTATCAATAAAGAAGAACTGCAAAAACGTTTCCCTGAAATCAAAGGGATCAATGATAGTCTGCTGGCCATGGATATTCCTTGTTTATTTGTTGCCGTACAAAAAGCACGTCCGCTGCATATCAAGGAACTGAATGAACAGCTGTATGCACTGCCTGAAATGCTGGGCATCAAGATGATCATTTTTGTAGAGCACACTGTAGATGTCAGTGATCTGGCAACTACCCTGTGGCGCTTTTGTAATAACCTGGATCCAAGAAGAGATAGCTTTGTAGTACGTAATCCTGTACCTGGCAAACCAGGTAAAGAATGGGCGGGCATAGGTATGGATGGTACCCTGAAAAACAGACTGCTGGATGGTTTTGAGCGTGACTGGCCCAATATCGTTGTTGCGGATGACGAAACGATCCGTAAAGTAGATGAGAAATGGGCGGCGTTAAATATAGGACCTTTCCTGCCATCGCCATCGCTAAAATATAAACCACAAATGTATGGGGAAGAAGCTGTGGTACCACAGTAA
- a CDS encoding DUF6089 family protein encodes MNVISKKVLVTLFVCLPFAVFGQYWQVGGALGISNYSGDLSQSRVDMGYTRYHIGLFAKRDLSPHVTLGAGLTYARIAGADSTNRRADLKDRNLSFRSPIMEFHVRLELNLFDIDDKGWTPYVFGGVGVFSFYPTTRDSSGDIVKLRGLNTEGQGLSQYPDRKQYNLTSISIPFGAGVKFLIRDDLVAGFEIGLRKTFTDYLDDVSKGYADYNTLLAAYGPNTVRYAYRGSGAYPTEGFPRGSQKYDDWYVFTGFTLAYRFGGGSGPYNHWKKQKVSNCPKF; translated from the coding sequence ATGAATGTTATTTCTAAGAAGGTACTAGTTACTTTATTTGTTTGTCTTCCCTTTGCCGTTTTTGGACAGTACTGGCAGGTTGGTGGTGCATTAGGGATCAGTAATTACAGTGGTGATTTATCACAATCACGGGTGGATATGGGATATACCCGGTATCACATCGGATTGTTTGCCAAGCGGGATCTCAGTCCGCACGTCACTTTAGGCGCAGGGCTTACTTATGCGCGCATAGCCGGGGCAGATAGCACAAACAGGAGAGCAGATCTGAAAGACAGGAACCTGAGTTTCCGTTCACCTATCATGGAGTTTCATGTCAGACTTGAGTTGAATTTATTTGATATAGACGACAAGGGTTGGACACCTTATGTATTTGGCGGTGTCGGTGTATTCAGTTTTTATCCTACCACCCGCGATAGTAGTGGCGACATAGTAAAGCTGAGAGGTCTGAACACAGAAGGGCAGGGGCTTTCACAGTATCCTGACCGTAAGCAGTATAACCTGACAAGTATTTCCATTCCATTTGGTGCAGGTGTAAAATTCCTGATTCGTGACGACCTGGTAGCAGGTTTTGAAATAGGATTACGTAAAACATTTACAGACTACCTGGATGATGTGAGCAAGGGTTACGCAGATTATAATACGTTGCTGGCAGCATATGGTCCCAATACCGTTCGCTATGCCTACAGGGGTTCCGGGGCGTATCCTACCGAAGGATTTCCAAGAGGTTCGCAGAAGTATGATGACTGGTATGTGTTTACCGGATTCACACTGGCGTACCGTTTTGGAGGTGGTAGTGGTCCATATAACCACTGGAAGAAACAGAAAGTTTCAAACTGTCCAAAGTTTTAG